The following DNA comes from Gopherus flavomarginatus isolate rGopFla2 chromosome 5, rGopFla2.mat.asm, whole genome shotgun sequence.
ATAAACCAAATGCCTCAGTTCGTCAACATGTATTTGATCTGTAACCATTTTGTATCTTTTTGCAGCTCATGCTTTTGGAGTTCATTTCTGTAGATTTTGTCAGTAGACATCCATTATGTCTTGGTTTGCTGATCTTGCCGGAAAGGCAGAGGACCTTCTCAACAGAGTCGATCAAGGAGCTGCATCAGCTTTGAGCAAAAAAGATGGTACAGGGAACGTAATATATGATAATACAGATTTGGAGTCTGCCAGGGAATATCCTGAACTGCACCAGCAAACCGGAGAATTGAAATATCAGACATCATCTAAAGCAACCTATATCTCCTCAGCAGCTGATAATATTAAACACCAGAAAGCTACAATCCTAGCTGGAACTGCAAATGTTAAAGCAGCATCCAAGATGTCTTCGGAGGCATCTTCCCCAGCAGAAAGTGTTTCCACACCTAGAccttcttcccagtttgtgagaAGGAAAAAGTCTGAACCTGATGATGAGCTTTTGTTTGATTTTCTCAATAGTTCTGAGAAAGGAACTAATGGACGAATGGACCCTAGAAAGGAGAAGAGCAAGACAATTGTTCTTCAGAATCACTCTCGGACTTCAAGCATTAGTTCTGTGCCTACAAGTACACAAAATATAAAGACTACTGAAGACAGTTCCATCAGGAGTCAAAGCCATGGTAGCTAACTTGAACTATAGATGTTTATTGAACATAGGTATATTTAAAACCATGTTACGTGGAGGGAAACAAATTTACTGACAGTAAATGAAATAGATTCTAATATGAGGGAAAGGTGTTCTAGAGTAATAACATGGTTGGGAGTCAAGAACCTCTTTATTCTAACCCCAGCACTTCTATTGATTCACAGGGTGGCCTTGGAATAACCTTACCTATTTCCCTCCATTTCTCCATacgtaaaatgggcataatacatGCATTGTCTCATGAGAGTACTTAGTTGATATCAGTACGGTTAATTGAATATTTAAAGTACTGTAAGTGCATGTATTAGTATTATTAAATCAAACCTATTCTATTCACTTATTGTATTGAAGTTGGTAAAAAGACTTAGAAACTATAAGGAGTGGGCTACTTCTCAAAATTTGGATGTTTAGAGTTAAGAGTTCTTAACTCTTcaatgattaatcacaattaactcaaGATGTATTAATTGTAGATTCATGTCACATTATAGGACAATCATTGGTCTTTTTAGTTAAGTATGTCTCTTAGTGCACCTGACATAAGAGTCCATAACTTTTGTGGGAGCTTGTTGTAAAATGGATATAGGCTATTTGTGCATTTTATAATTATtgacaaaaataaatgtgttgtCACACAGTGTGAAGACTGTATAAactaaaaggaagggaatggcaCTGAGAAGGTTTTAACTCTAGGGCAGGGGTTTCAAGAAGTATTGAACAAATCTTACTTGGATTTATGGTGCTTTTTTCTTGGTGTGTCAGTATTCAGAATTAATGTCCCACCCCATCTCCCTAGGGCACTGTGTGATATGGACTGTTGAAGGTGGAGCAGGCTTGTTGGTGGGCACAAGGTGAAGTAAAGAGTATGATGACAGTTTAAAACACTGGATTCACGTAGACATCATTGCTTTGTACTGACTTCAGTCTGCATTCACTGGTTTTCATCTGGTTATCCATGGTGAATACACTGAATCTGAAGTAAAATTAACACCTGTGGAACAAAACTTTCTTTACTCTCCCTGCATATCATACTGTTTCATATTGACACCAATGCAAGGCTTTAAATAAGGCCCTATAATGTATACTCATTGGCATCAAGAATGTTATATAAGACTTCAGTAACCCCCTATTAGGAATGCAAATTCCGGGTGTGTGTTTTCTGGTGTCTTGGTCAGAGCACTGTTAGCTTAGACTCGTGTTCTTTCTATCAGCATCCACTTTATAAAAGAGAATTTCTACTTAGTTCCTATAATTCAGGGAATTTATATGATTTAGGATTTCTAGATGGATGAAAATTACAAGGAACTTTTGAATAGTATTACAAACCTCTTACGGAAGTATGATATGAGGCAAGAATAAAGGAAATATTCCACAGCCTGCTACAGTTCTTCAGATCATTGTAATTTCCGGTGTTGTTATAGTAAACATTTCTTTGAAAAGTGCCTCCCCAAGAAATAGATTGATTAAATACTTTGAGGCCAGGTGGTTAGTAAAGAAGTTGTTGAGGAGATCGGTATAACTGAAGTAACCTTAATAGGCAATCTTATATAAAGTGAATAAACTGCACCCATCTGTGTTTGGATTAGATTTTTGAGGCTTGCTGTTGGCAATATAATTCCAAGATGAAAAATTTTACTGTAGAAATATGTACAAGTGTGTGTAGCTTTAGAATGTAAAGTCCCAACAGTGAGCCAGTGTGAACCTGgacattatattaaaaaaaacaaacaaacaaacaaacacatcaCTTGCTGACTGTATCTCTGAAGTTTTCTGCAGCATAGTCATGAAAATGTTAACCTTTTCCCACCCGAAATATGACTTTTTGTTATAACCAATTGCTAAACATTATGCCATCTGTGGCTGTTCTTGCTACACTGTACGAATCATCTGCATTATACTATGTACTAAAATATGGTACTATACAGGTCTATTTATTGTAAATAGCTATTCAGTGATCCACTTTAATGGTGAAATGTCTGTATTATATATATGGATCATTGTATGGCTACGCACAGTAAGTAGGCCAACAAACACATATACTTGATTTAACTCAGATTTCTTTGTACAGAAACTCATGACGGCTCTGATTCTGGATTGGATACGCAAGTGTGTGTTACAAAAGATTCATCACTAAATACAGCGACTAATCCCAGCCTTTCAGCTAATGATGATTGCAAATCGCATGAACTGTCCAATCTTCGCCTGGAGAATCAATTGCTTCGGAATGAGGttcagtctttaaatcaagaaatGGCTTCATTAATTCAGAGATCCAAAGAAACACAGGAAGGTAGTCTAGTTTGGAAGCTTACATTTCAAAATATTAACTGGTTTTGAGAATCTGGTAAAATAGAAACTAGTACTGCCTCTCCATCAGTGACTTGTGTTCAGATTCAAGTACTTCTAGTTAAATCTGTAGATGTGGCTTGTTAAGCATagtgttttctgacagtctaaaTGAGTACTAATCTGAAGAGAATGAAAAGTATCTTGAGCTATCCACCTTAAGCTCATTAGCTTAAGACAAAGATGTTCTCATATGGTAGGTAACATGGCCTTCACTGAAACCAtctggaacaaaaaaaaatttacttGAGATAGTTGGGAGGAGTAATCGTTCAACaacaataataacaacaaaataATAAGAGTAGTGATTAAAGGGACACGTTAATTAGACCCAATATTTAGATTGTGTAAAAACAAGGTTCAGGAAAGGCCACTGCTTTTAGAAATGTTTacacatattttttaaatttttttttaagggaataaCAATCCCCTGCAATATTTGAAACACAAACATTATGGCATGTATTATGCAAATATCTGAGGTCCGGAAAGTGAAACAGTCTCAagaataacaaaaaaaaagtcaaattgaCTAGCCTGTATGTTCCTTGTCTAAGCTAATTGAAATGCAAAATCTAGTAAAAAGCCAATTAAATTTGTAATATTGTTTAACTAATCAAAGCTGATAATACCACAGGTTAgggaaatctttttttaaaacagtactGCATATGGATTTTAACCTGATAATTTTGAGTAAAGGTTAAAACTAATATGATCgttgtgtgttgttttgttttttggtgcaaACTCAAAGATGTCATCTTAACACAGACTCGTTATCTCCAGTAGTTGTAacttttttaagttttattttgtgCTTCAGCAGCTTGAATTAAGAAAATCTGCTTTAGTATTTGAGTCagctctcacttttttttttcaatgttatATGAACTCAACTCTTTGCGCTTAATTTTTTCTTGGGTGATTGTGACACAAGTGGCATTCTAACCATGTGgcatctatttattttttttcttgaggCAGCAGATTTTATTGTATGTATGCATATATATCCTTTTTTTGCAGAATTAAAGAATGCCAGAGCAAGGGTAGAAAAATGGAATGTTGACCATTCAAAGAGTGACAGGGTGGTTCGCGAACTTCAGGCTCAGGTTGATGATCTTACAGAAGCTGTTTCTGCCAAGGATTCCCAACTGGCCGTGCTGAAAGTGCGGTTGCAAGAAGCTGATCAGCTACTGAGTACTCGGACAGAAGCCCTGGAAGCATTACAGAGTGAAAAATCACGGTACTTTAAAACCCATTGGAAACAATAGTAATAGGTTGGAGAATTCAAGCTATAAAGATTGGTGTTTCCGGTAGTCAAAATAACAGTTGTTATCGCTTTCCTATATATCTAGATTTGAGAATTTTAGTTAGAAAAAATGTAAGTATTATTTAAGACTTGATTCAGATATCATCATACTTAACATGaatgtgccattgacttcagtgggaacaggtcAGAGTCCTAAATAAGATTAATTGCCACTTGCTTGTGTTAGTGTCTGTCTATTTGTGACTGAATTGATATAATTGTTCAAATACACTTTATATAAACCATTTGTGTAATTCTAATATTTGAGAGAGAAACTTGAGATCTCACATTGGTAAAGACTATTTGGCCAAAAGGGCAAATAAAATATGTTTGCCTACAAGTGTAAGAACTTTCCTGTTTGTGTCCACATTGGGTGTTCAGTAGTCAGTTGAATACTTGCTCCTTtagttcaaaacaaaacaaaacaaacctaacTTGAAGAGTTTTACTGTTAGAAGTACAATGTAGACAACAGAATATGTGGGGTGCTCTTACTTTTAGAGGAGCTGTAGGTTTTATTCTTACTATTCTACCTGTGTTCTGAACTGTGtttaagaaaatatatttgtaggatttttttctgcattagaaaagaaaaacattgcAAAGTGAAAACCAGGCAAATCATTTAATTATTACTGTCtgacaaaagatttttttcaaactatCACCTTATTGGTTCTACCTTGAAAGCATAGTATATGCACTTACTTTTCAATGACATTCTGTAATACTCTTTTAGAATAATACAAGACCACAGTGAAGGGAGCAgcctgcagaatcaagcccttcaAACTGTGCAGGAGAGGCTACATGATGCAGAGTCCGCATTGAAGCGAGAACAAGAAAGTTACAAGCAGATGCAGGTTAGATGTGAAAATGGATGTGGAGTGTCAGATTCTGCTTTTGGGTTTCTGAAATCCTGAGATTCcaagtgccctcaactcccattgactttgcctGGAGTTAAGGGTTCTGAGCACTTGGCAAGATCTGGCCTCTGATGAAGTAGGTGTCCATTGTACATTAATTAATTTAGCtttctttaaattttattttccagATTCAGTGATGAAACAGTCCAGAAACTATTGACCACTTTTATTATAGTTCTGTTTTTACCAGACTTTGTGTTTCAACATAAAACTCCTCTTTAAATAGATTTGCAAACTAATGTTGTTAATAGATTACTGAACTAGTTTTAATCTTGTTTACTTTCCATAGTTTATACTTTTTGCTTATTACTTAACTGCACTTAATTTGGACAGTGGACTCCATtgatccatttttttttctgattctcCCAAATTAGTATGCTTTTTGGGTGTTCACTCTACAACAAGAAGATGTTAAAACCTGTCGCGGCCAGGGGAGAGGCACCCCAACCTAGCCCAGCTGTGGCTAGGGAAGAGGTGCCCCAGCCCCAGACCTGCCATGGCTGAGGGAGAGGCGCCTATCCCGCCATAGCCTggagcagcctgcaccccaaacccctcatccctggccccaccccagagcccacagccccagctggagctgcccCCTCACACCCAACAAACACActttccagccctctgccccagcccggagccttcactcccacactccaaacccctcagccccacccctgtcacatgaattttgttatatgcACCTATGTGGAGGTGATTTAtttctgagggcattctgtgccaaaaaataaaaaattctgcacatgatattttaaatttctgcaaaatttggcaaattttatttttcaaatgtggaggctccagcatggcattggggagcacaggtgcTAACTCCGtggatgctccagggctggagtacccacggggaaaaattagtggatgctcTGCACTCacaggcagccaagctccccgcctCACCTtacctcctcctctgcctccccccccccgccccgagcactccacatccctgctcctccacttACCTCCCAGCAGTTGCCATCgacaaacagctgtagcaagctccaggagagagggggaggaacgGGAATGTGGTGCActcacaggaagaggcagggctggggtgggatttggggaaggagttgaataggggaagagaggaggtggagttggggcagggccgggggcagagtggggatcaAGCACCCACCAGCGCCATTAGAAGTCGTCGCCTATGTTGGGGAGCacaagccactggctgcacagaggtgggagatcactgtgcagctccccaggACATGGACTCAGTGATGAGGCAGCACCCaatcctgacacagcacaaggacagggcctgccccagaaataccccagggccctgcctctcCATTCCAGATGCACCAGGCAGGTGTGGGTAGGCAGGCTCAAGCAAGGCAGGatgcaagtgtggaggggcttagtgtggggggatccaggtgtgggttgagagggttctgtgtggggggatctgggtgttggggggatctggatgcacaggggtgtgttgggggttttttgggtgcagtggtaatgggactctgcagggggatccaggtgaaggtggttgggtcTCAGTGGGGGGAGGGTCTAGGTTTGGTGGCGATAGAACTCAGCAGGGGGTCTTGGTGTGGGGTGCTTATTTGGGggaggtccagatgctgggggagtggggctcagtggttGTGGTGGGGGGATCCAGATGCAGCTGTCTGGTGCTTGATAGGGTGGGGATCCATGTGTGGATGATTGTCAGGATGGTCTAGGTACAGGGTGGGTGAAGATCATCGGGCAGGGGCggcggggttctggctgccggggaggtgaggcttggcaggagggtctgggtatggatgcatgggggttgggcggATGCTGGAGTAGCTCCTTGTACCAtgattcttcccccctccccctcccgccgcCCCGCAGCTGAGGAACAATGGGTGCAAGGAAGTGcggtggggaaggaggagagagtttTCAGAGTTTCttgcagccaggggagaaatctgggggtgggtctgacacagccctgGATGCTttacaggggaagaggaagtccatCTTCCCCAGCCcaaccaggactagcagctgtgCCCAGTGAAGGGTTGGTGCCATCAGCCAAGTCTTCCCTAGTCCTGccacctgccccacagtgatttacttcTCTGCCAGCTGTCCTGGGCAcccgaaacatactgctggggcgGATCTCATGAcgcttgtggcttccctttgttgccctgtcagaaagtcatttttctgcagggaagcaaagaaatctgtggggatcATAAATTCCACGCATGCACAGTGGCACCGaaatcccccaggagtaaaaattagagggaacattggtctAAACCCGAAGTGGACAATGTCTTTTCAAGGGGCAGTTTGCTCATTTTGTCAGTCATATGGTTTAAATAATAAGATGAATTTTCTTTACTCAGTAAAGAATATATCTGTTGTTTAATGACTTGGATCTGGCTGCTTTCTAGGATTTAGCACTCCATTAAAGTTAGTgtgagttttgtctgagtaaaaaGTTCTGAAGAAGATTTTAACCTGGAGGGAGTGAATGTCTTGTTTCTTATATAGTTAGCATTGAAACCTCTTTTTTGCTAACTGAAAGTTGGGATTGTGTTAATTGTTTAAACTTTTTTTGCCACTAATAGAATGAGTTTGCTGCTCGCCTTAGTAAAATGGAAGTTGAGCGGCAGAACTTGGCAGAAGCAGTTACTGCAGCAGAACGAAAATATGTGGATGAGAAGAGGAGAGTGGAGGAGCTTCAGCAGCAAGTCAAAGTAGCTAAAAACAACTTGGAGTCTGTTAAACAGGAATTGGTGGACTACAAACAAAAAGCTACTCGCATACTCCAGGTAAGCATGCAATTCCCTTCTGAGCATAAATAACTGAGAAGAAATCCAGGTTAATCCAAAAACATTGACACGCTTGATTTTAAATGAAACGGAGCAATGAATCATTGGAATGGAGCATCATGTTTAATTTTGTTCCAtttatgttttctacatttgATCAGTGATGTATTTGCTTTTGCCTCTCTATATTAACAGTATGTTATAATGGTGCAATAGATCTTGAAATACAGGATGATAGAATTAGATTTAATAGAATCCCATGCCACTGAAGACTGAGTTAGATAATTGACATGCAAATTaaaatcctgatcctgcaatagaatcatagaagattagagttggaagagatctcaggaggtcatctagtccaacccactgctcaaagcaggatcagctccaaccaaatcatcccagccagggcttcatcaagctgggccttaaaaacctctaaggatggagattccaccacctccttcggtaacccattccagtgcttcactaccctcctaatgaaatagtttttcctaataaccaacctagacttcccccactgcaacttgagaccattgctccttgttctgttgtctgccaccactgagaacagcctagctctgtcctctttggaaccccccttcaggtagttgaaggctgctatcaaataccCCCCTCACTCttatcttctgcagactaagtaagcccagttccctcagcctctcgatagctcagtggtttgagcattggcctgctaaacccaggattgtgagttcagtccttgagggggccatttaaggtctggagcaaaaatctgtctggggattggtcctgctttgagcagggggttggactagatgacctcctgaggtcccttctaactctgataTTCTGTTCTATGAAAACGTGCCCAAGcacctaatcattttcgttgcccttcgctggactctctccagtttgtccacatcctttctatagcgGGTGGGCGGGCGGGGGGCGTGGGCGCAAAACTGCACCCGGAactccagataaggcctcacccgtgccaaatagaggggagtaatcacttccctcgatcagctggcagtgctcctactaatgcagtccaatatgccattagcatTCTTGGCAATAAGagcgcactgttgactcatatccagcttcttgtccactgtaatcaccagatccttttctgtagaactgccacttagccagttagTCTCCATcttgtagcagtgcctgggattcttctgtcgtaagtgcaggtctctgcacttgtacttgttaagaaatctgatgaggatcTTGGCCCAATCCtcaaatttgtctaggtcactctggaccctgtccctaccctctagcatatctacctctccccacagcttactGTCAGCTacgaacttgctgagagtgcggTCCATCcggtcatccagatcattaatgaagatgctgaacaaaacagtccccaggaccgacccatggggcactccgcttgatactggctgccagctagacatcgacCTGTTGAttgctacccgttgagcctgacaatctagccagctttctatccactttatagtccattcatccaagccATACTTTTttagcttgctggcaagaattctgttggagaccgtatcaaaggcttcgctgaagtcaagatatatcacgtccactgctttccccatatcgacagagccagttatctcatcatagaaggcaatcaggttggtcaggcgtgacttgccctggatgagtccatgttgactgttcttgatcaccttactctccttcaagtgcttcaaaatggattccttgaggacctgctccatgatttttctggggactggggtgaggctgaccggtcccAAGTTCCCCAGactttccttcttcccttttttaaaagatgggcactatatttgtcttttttcaGTCATCCGAGATCTCCCCCAGTTGCCAGAAGATTTCAATAACTACCAATGGCTCTGAAATCACATTAACCAACtacctcagcaccctcagatgcattgcaaCTGCccaatggacttgtgcatgtccagctttctaAATAGTCGTACCCTGTTCTTTCATCATTGGGGGCTGCTTGCCTCCTCCCCattctgtgctgcccagtgcagtagtctaggAGGTGACCTTGTCtgtaaagacagaggcaaaaaaagcattgagtacttcagctttttccacattatctgtcactaggttgcctcctccattcagtaaggatcccacactttccctgaccatcttcttgttgtcaacatacctgtagaaacctttcttgttacccttcacatcccttgctagctgcaacttcagttgtgttttggccttacTGATTACACCCCTGTATGCTCgaccaatatttttatattccttcctagtcatctgtccaagttaccatttcttgtaagctttcTTCTTGTGTTTAAgttcactgaagatttcactgttaaaccaagctggtcacctgccatatttactattctttctgcacatcaggatggttttgttcctgcaacctcaataaggcttctttaaaatacagccagctctcctggactccttgccccctcatattATAAAGTCTGGGTGGACCACTGCACTGATGCGGAGCAACGCTACAATCTGTGAATTCCATGCAGGTGTAAGGGTTCATTCACATGGATCAGATTGTAGGTTCAGTACCTAAGTATgtatgtatgagagagagagagagagagagacacacactcaTATATAGATAATTACAAAAATGTTAGGTATGGTTTTTAATTTTAGTTTCATGCCTGAAATTTTAGAGCCAAATCTTGCCGAGACATTCAAGCATGGATCTCATATACTCAGGGTGAGTGGAGCATATGTATTTAAGGGTAGGATTTAGTAGTTAGCATCTTTATTAATACAAAAGCATTTTTAATCTTTCAGTCTAAAGAAAAGTTGATAAACAGCCTAAAAGAAGGCTCTGGCATTGAAGGGCTGGATAGCCTTACTGCAAGCACCATGGAATTAGAAGAATTGAGACATGAGAAAGAAACACAGAAAGAGGAAATACAGAAATTAATGGGGCAGATACAGCAGCTGAGAACAGAGCTACAGGTAGATATCTTTATATACAGTCCTTGTAGTTAAACACGTAAGTATGTGGAATTACAGTGGCCTTCATATTGCTTGTATTAATACCACTATAATGGTACTCAAGACACCTTGTTACTGTTGGAACAACTATTATGCTGcttttaacatttatttattaGTATTAAAAAAATCTCTTGTGGGTGAGACAAATGCTTTGTTATTGATACTCCAGTTTCTCTCCATTCTCCTTGACCGCTCCAGTTCCTAGGGTAGAGGTAATAAGGTGTCTGAGGGCATGAGGGGACAGAGGACATAAGTGTTGCCCCTAATACTGTCTGTCCTCTCCTCCATCCCAGGCCCCCATTGAAAGATGGTATTTCTGCCCAAAAAACTGT
Coding sequences within:
- the GOLGA5 gene encoding golgin subfamily A member 5, with product MSWFADLAGKAEDLLNRVDQGAASALSKKDGTGNVIYDNTDLESAREYPELHQQTGELKYQTSSKATYISSAADNIKHQKATILAGTANVKAASKMSSEASSPAESVSTPRPSSQFVRRKKSEPDDELLFDFLNSSEKGTNGRMDPRKEKSKTIVLQNHSRTSSISSVPTSTQNIKTTEDSSIRSQSHETHDGSDSGLDTQVCVTKDSSLNTATNPSLSANDDCKSHELSNLRLENQLLRNEVQSLNQEMASLIQRSKETQEELKNARARVEKWNVDHSKSDRVVRELQAQVDDLTEAVSAKDSQLAVLKVRLQEADQLLSTRTEALEALQSEKSRIIQDHSEGSSLQNQALQTVQERLHDAESALKREQESYKQMQNEFAARLSKMEVERQNLAEAVTAAERKYVDEKRRVEELQQQVKVAKNNLESVKQELVDYKQKATRILQSKEKLINSLKEGSGIEGLDSLTASTMELEELRHEKETQKEEIQKLMGQIQQLRTELQDMEAQLVSEAESAKEQLQDLQEQIATHKMAKQEVEAELERQKQELHYNEEELYRTKNTLQSRIKDREEEIQKLRNQLTNKALSSSSQSELENRLHQLTETLIQKQTMLESLGTEKNSLVYQLERLEQQLKTIQGSSTNGPTINMAGIDSGEGARMRSVPVLFSDVDANVAGMYGRVRKAASSIDQFSIRLGIFLRRYPIARVFVIIYMALLHLWVMIVLLTYTPEMHHDGPAGK